In a genomic window of Sulfurimonas denitrificans DSM 1251:
- a CDS encoding hybrid sensor histidine kinase/response regulator, with the protein MEKKIPNLVKNLDILKESKDIILKQWISYDSPQRILTLHDIDTKKFVNNYANGVFDYFMDVVAGTVHIGDCPIMREFIIYLKDKEIKAEELFDLCSHFRRSMIDFTYDANINSKNIFEEISFMFDQNFQGILKYYTDTIYKKEQEIDRHVKLLSEYQKALDESAIISKTDKNGKITYVNDKYVKISGYSAESLIGSYHSIVKHQDMPDEYFKDLWFQLENMGIFRGTIKNNKKNGDYFYIDVTIVKITDPYDNTTEYISIANDVTTLIDARLEAQKASQAKEYFLSNMSHEIRTPLNAILGFVNLLIDQDLSKQHRKYLEIILNSGENLLSIINDILDFSKLRSGEFTIEPRIFSIHNEISHTLELFVASANLKEITITSFIDPVIPKELYADSLRIKQILSNFLSNAIKFTRVGGHIHVEATCKNRTLRVSVQDNGIGIAAGDISNIFTAFTQAGGAEVEHMVGTGLGLSICNQLSKHMNGSVHVVSELGQGSTFWVQLPVEIHDNSCQIFNDLEEIKKYKKVFYAKNMKHDYRSASFLQYSNIFGMDIEVVDNTQCEHDLVIFLEEDVDKEFKDKIANSNKKYIALTNRPSDIYETYPHVSTICFPLYCSKIKTAFDELIYPDETPQHRKEKGKKFRGHVLIAEDNEANQELIKILLIKYGLTYDLAANGLEAFNLYKANNYDLILMDEQMPIMDGNEAIKAILAYEDENKLRHTPISALTANVIKGAKERGLSSGYDSFLGKPIVIKELERVFSNYLRSSKSVVLNKKTAVQNSSIKGLDLQKLTQELMLSESELLMLATLFIKKMSKQIPEMQEAILTRDYQKMVLIAHSIKGSSGNFRLEEVQEDSTEFEKMAKKEDSNYNYEEAFEKIKKRLLEIKIV; encoded by the coding sequence ATGGAAAAAAAGATACCAAATCTAGTAAAAAATTTAGATATTTTAAAAGAGTCAAAAGATATTATTTTAAAACAGTGGATATCTTATGACTCTCCTCAGCGGATACTTACCCTTCATGACATTGATACAAAAAAATTTGTAAATAATTATGCAAATGGTGTTTTTGACTACTTTATGGATGTGGTAGCTGGTACTGTGCATATAGGGGATTGCCCTATTATGAGGGAATTTATCATATATTTAAAAGATAAAGAGATAAAGGCCGAAGAGCTTTTTGACCTTTGCAGCCATTTCCGCCGCTCAATGATTGACTTTACTTATGACGCAAATATTAACTCCAAAAATATTTTTGAAGAGATATCTTTTATGTTCGATCAAAATTTTCAAGGAATTTTGAAATATTATACAGACACTATCTATAAAAAAGAGCAAGAGATAGATAGACATGTAAAGCTTCTTAGCGAGTATCAAAAAGCACTTGATGAGAGTGCAATTATCTCCAAGACAGACAAAAATGGAAAGATAACTTACGTAAATGATAAATATGTAAAGATAAGCGGATATAGCGCAGAGAGTTTAATTGGCAGTTATCATAGTATTGTAAAACATCAAGATATGCCAGATGAGTATTTTAAAGATTTATGGTTTCAGCTTGAAAATATGGGGATTTTTAGAGGCACTATAAAAAATAATAAAAAAAATGGAGATTACTTTTATATTGATGTAACTATTGTTAAAATCACTGATCCATATGATAATACAACAGAATATATCTCTATAGCAAATGATGTTACTACTCTTATAGATGCGAGACTTGAAGCACAAAAAGCTTCGCAAGCAAAAGAGTATTTTTTATCCAATATGTCGCATGAGATAAGAACTCCACTAAATGCGATTTTGGGATTTGTAAATCTTTTAATTGATCAAGATCTCTCAAAACAGCATAGAAAATATCTAGAAATTATTTTAAATAGTGGAGAGAACCTCTTGAGTATCATCAACGATATTTTGGATTTTTCAAAATTAAGAAGTGGTGAGTTTACAATCGAACCTAGAATTTTCTCAATACATAACGAGATTAGTCATACATTAGAACTTTTTGTTGCTTCTGCTAACTTAAAAGAGATAACAATCACATCTTTTATAGACCCAGTAATACCAAAAGAGTTATATGCAGACTCGCTTAGAATAAAACAGATATTATCAAATTTTTTGAGTAATGCAATTAAGTTTACAAGAGTTGGCGGACATATACATGTAGAGGCAACCTGTAAGAATAGAACACTTAGAGTAAGTGTTCAAGATAATGGAATTGGAATAGCCGCAGGCGATATTTCAAATATTTTTACTGCTTTTACTCAAGCAGGAGGCGCTGAAGTTGAGCATATGGTTGGAACAGGTCTTGGACTATCCATCTGCAATCAGTTGTCTAAGCATATGAATGGAAGTGTACATGTAGTGTCTGAACTTGGGCAAGGAAGCACATTTTGGGTTCAGCTTCCAGTTGAGATTCATGACAACTCTTGTCAAATATTTAATGATTTAGAAGAGATAAAAAAATATAAGAAAGTTTTTTATGCAAAAAATATGAAACATGATTACAGATCAGCGTCATTTTTACAATACTCAAATATTTTTGGAATGGATATAGAAGTTGTAGATAATACTCAATGTGAGCATGATTTGGTAATATTTTTGGAAGAGGATGTAGATAAAGAGTTTAAAGACAAAATTGCAAACTCCAACAAGAAGTATATCGCCTTAACAAATAGACCAAGCGATATATATGAGACATACCCGCATGTATCGACAATATGTTTTCCTCTTTATTGTTCAAAAATAAAAACAGCTTTTGATGAGTTAATCTATCCAGATGAAACTCCTCAACATAGAAAAGAGAAAGGGAAAAAGTTTAGAGGGCATGTTTTAATAGCAGAAGACAATGAAGCAAATCAAGAACTTATTAAAATTTTACTTATAAAATATGGACTGACTTACGATTTGGCGGCAAATGGGCTAGAAGCATTTAATCTTTATAAAGCAAATAACTATGATTTGATTTTAATGGATGAGCAGATGCCAATTATGGATGGAAATGAGGCAATAAAAGCGATTTTAGCTTATGAAGATGAGAATAAGTTAAGACATACACCAATTTCAGCACTTACTGCAAATGTAATAAAAGGCGCTAAAGAGAGAGGTTTGTCGAGCGGATATGACTCATTTTTGGGTAAACCTATAGTTATTAAAGAGTTAGAGAGAGTTTTTTCAAACTATCTAAGATCTTCAAAATCAGTTGTTTTAAATAAAAAAACAGCAGTTCAAAATAGTAGTATAAAAGGGCTTGATTTACAGAAACTAACTCAAGAGTTGATGCTTAGTGAGAGTGAGTTACTTATGCTTGCTACACTATTTATCAAGAAAATGTCTAAGCAGATACCTGAAATGCAAGAAGCGATTTTAACAAGAGATTACCAAAAAATGGTACTTATAGCACACAGCATAAAAGGCTCAAGTGGCAATTTTAGGTTAGAAGAAGTACAAGAAGATAGCACTGAATTTGAAAAAATGGCTAAAAAAGAAGATAGCAACTACAACTATGAAGAAGCATTTGAAAAGATAAAAAAGAGACTTCTTGAGATAAAAATTGTATAA
- a CDS encoding peptide deformylase, producing the protein MAKISHVEIFAKFQKIERVMIKEIVTYPTPPSVQYATDVRVFNEEIESLIEDLKDTIKANSLEALAAFQIGSYFNIVVVAQDGGEFLELINPRIINPHGRVTTIEKTAYFPNLSAEVTRYETISLVYQDRELQQHSLKADGAFSILLQRKVDYTFGSTFLNKLNKVEKKLFQKKLEFGSDLAISEVCPTTFKRDYIIKVINIIMIVMVVLLLSSLFVDKELWSYQGYLALSAFGLNIVYFFYAQYEGKRFTSCTSCQIGNIIGTAVISLIKLSLITLLSYFIM; encoded by the coding sequence ATGGCAAAGATTTCACATGTTGAAATCTTTGCTAAATTCCAAAAAATAGAGAGAGTGATGATTAAAGAGATAGTTACCTACCCAACCCCGCCAAGCGTACAATATGCAACAGATGTCAGAGTTTTTAATGAGGAGATAGAATCTCTTATTGAGGACTTAAAAGATACGATAAAAGCCAATTCACTAGAAGCTTTAGCAGCTTTTCAGATTGGAAGTTATTTCAACATAGTTGTAGTTGCACAAGATGGCGGAGAATTTTTAGAGCTTATAAATCCAAGGATTATAAACCCTCATGGCAGAGTTACAACTATTGAAAAAACTGCTTATTTTCCAAATTTAAGTGCAGAGGTAACGAGATATGAAACTATCTCTTTAGTCTATCAAGATAGAGAATTACAGCAACACTCGCTAAAAGCAGATGGAGCCTTTAGTATTTTGCTCCAAAGAAAGGTTGATTATACTTTTGGTTCAACTTTTTTAAATAAACTAAACAAAGTAGAAAAAAAGCTCTTTCAAAAAAAACTAGAGTTTGGAAGTGATCTTGCCATCTCTGAAGTTTGTCCTACAACATTTAAAAGAGACTATATTATTAAAGTAATAAATATAATAATGATTGTAATGGTTGTATTGCTCTTATCATCACTCTTTGTAGATAAAGAGTTGTGGAGCTATCAAGGTTATTTAGCTCTTAGTGCGTTTGGATTAAATATAGTTTACTTTTTTTATGCGCAGTATGAAGGAAAACGATTTACTTCATGTACAAGTTGCCAGATTGGAAATATTATAGGTACGGCAGTAATTTCATTGATAAAGCTCTCACTCATTACACTGTTATCATATTTTATAATGTAG
- a CDS encoding NAD(P)/FAD-dependent oxidoreductase: MARLVVLGGGVSGHTAATFAAKWLGSAHEVVVVTPNSKWNWIPSNIWVGVGEMSKEDVTFDLAPVYSKAGINFKQAKALSINPEGSESSGKPFVTIEFTSKGNEGKTENIEYDYLINATGPKLNFGATPGLGEGSELGEFTVSVCTADHASHANEEFQKTIQKMKKGERQKFLIGTGHGLCTCQGAAFEYIFNIEHELKKAGVRDMADVKWISNESFLGDFGVGGLHMKSMGFAVSSKIFAESLFTERNVDWIIGAHVNKVEKGKVHYELLDGSMGEEEFDFSMLIPPFAGVGLKAFAKDGSDITSTVFAPNGFMKVDANYSAGAYENWKASDWPSTYQNPTYGNLFACGIAFAPPHPISKPMSSPNGTPINPTPPRTGMPSGIIGKAVAHSICDRILKGENAPLHEASMAHMGAACVASAGKGVFTGTAAAMTIYPVIPDFDKYPGTGRDTDYTFGEIGLAGHWIKHILHHLFLWKAKLKAGWTLIPE, encoded by the coding sequence ATGGCAAGATTAGTTGTTCTTGGTGGAGGAGTCTCTGGTCATACAGCTGCAACATTTGCGGCAAAATGGCTTGGTTCGGCTCACGAAGTAGTTGTTGTTACTCCAAACTCAAAATGGAATTGGATTCCATCAAACATTTGGGTTGGTGTTGGTGAGATGAGTAAAGAGGATGTTACCTTTGACTTAGCTCCTGTATATTCAAAAGCTGGTATTAATTTTAAACAAGCAAAAGCGCTCTCAATTAATCCAGAGGGCTCTGAGTCAAGTGGTAAACCTTTTGTAACTATAGAATTTACATCTAAGGGCAATGAAGGCAAAACAGAGAACATAGAGTATGATTACCTAATCAATGCAACAGGACCTAAATTAAACTTTGGTGCGACTCCAGGGCTTGGAGAGGGTTCTGAACTTGGCGAGTTTACTGTTTCTGTTTGTACTGCAGACCATGCTTCTCACGCCAATGAGGAGTTTCAAAAAACAATCCAAAAGATGAAAAAAGGTGAGCGTCAAAAGTTTCTAATAGGAACAGGACATGGTTTATGTACATGTCAAGGCGCTGCATTTGAGTATATCTTTAACATTGAGCATGAGCTTAAAAAAGCTGGTGTTCGTGATATGGCTGATGTAAAGTGGATTTCAAATGAGTCTTTCTTAGGCGACTTTGGAGTTGGCGGATTACATATGAAGAGCATGGGATTTGCTGTTAGTTCAAAAATCTTTGCAGAATCACTCTTTACTGAGAGAAATGTAGATTGGATTATCGGTGCACATGTAAACAAAGTTGAAAAAGGTAAGGTTCATTATGAACTACTTGATGGCTCAATGGGTGAAGAGGAGTTTGACTTCTCTATGCTAATTCCTCCTTTTGCAGGTGTTGGCTTAAAAGCATTTGCAAAAGATGGCTCAGACATTACATCAACTGTTTTTGCTCCAAATGGCTTTATGAAAGTAGATGCAAACTACTCTGCTGGTGCTTATGAAAACTGGAAGGCAAGTGACTGGCCATCAACTTACCAAAACCCTACATACGGTAATCTGTTTGCTTGTGGTATTGCATTTGCACCTCCACATCCAATTTCTAAACCAATGAGTTCTCCAAATGGAACGCCAATCAATCCTACGCCTCCACGTACTGGTATGCCATCAGGAATTATTGGAAAAGCTGTTGCACACAGTATTTGCGATAGAATCTTAAAAGGTGAAAATGCTCCTCTACATGAGGCTTCAATGGCTCACATGGGAGCGGCTTGTGTTGCTAGTGCTGGTAAAGGTGTATTTACTGGGACTGCTGCTGCCATGACAATTTATCCTGTTATTCCAGATTTTGATAAGTATCCAGGAACTGGTCGTGATACGGATTATACTTTTGGTGAAATTGGTCTTGCAGGTCACTGGATTAAACATATCCTTCACCATCTATTCCTATGGAAAGCTAAGCTAAAAGCTGGCTGGACGCTAATTCCAGAATAA
- the pepN gene encoding aminopeptidase N — protein sequence MSKVETIYLKDYKAPQFIIKTCDLVFELFEEHTQVTNLMQITKEDKNAKDLTLNAVDLELLEIYLDDEKLDESRYVMEKESLKILDVGDIFKVIIINKIYPHLNSELEGLYKSGNIFCTQNEPEGFRRITPYIDRPDVMAIFKVTLVADKERYPVLLSNGNRESNFKLDDGRHGITWFDPHPKPSYLFAIVAGDLGVIEDKFITKSNKYVRLYIYTDRGNESKCKHAMKSLKDAMKWDEDVYGREYDLSIYSIVAVDSFNMGAMENKGLNIFNSAYVLADEESATDANFMAIESVIAHEYFHNWTGNRITCRDWFQLTLKEGLTVFRDQCFSADMNSKEVGRIEDVKALRERQFVEDASPTAHPIQPDSYMAINNFYTATVYEKGAEVIRMLHTLLGEKKYRKAMDLYFDTFDGQAVRTDDFLWAMSKAGGVDLEQFKRWYHQSRTPKLKIDERFESGKFIVTLTQIVPDAVDGSAQKPYYYPLKIALLESSGKEILEKVLIVSKESQEFVFEAKSKPILSINRDFSAPIIIEHKESNYAFLMKHDKNSFVKYESAQSFALETIEALMRGEGIDEEYVKAYEHILEEELEMSYKALLLELPSVSAIMQRAKVIDFEIIYEAKEKLQKHLASTCKEKLLELYRQNHKPQSKKLDAKSIAERSLKNRALKLLSSLESDEIATLANEQYNMSLTMTDRVVALDILENISAELSATGLDDFYKRYKNDTLVMQKFFSILAASNREGTLDRVIALQNDDAYNELIPNFVRSLIGVFARNYKYFHAKDGLGYKFIADKIIDIDKINPQIASGLAGAFKIYEKLNEQNKSVMKIELQRVLNEHSLSKNVYEIISKILKI from the coding sequence ATGAGCAAAGTAGAGACTATTTACCTAAAAGATTATAAAGCGCCTCAGTTTATTATTAAGACGTGTGATTTGGTGTTTGAGTTGTTTGAAGAGCATACGCAAGTTACAAACTTGATGCAGATAACAAAAGAGGACAAAAATGCTAAAGACTTGACTCTTAACGCTGTTGATTTGGAACTTCTTGAGATATATCTTGATGATGAAAAACTCGATGAGAGTAGATATGTTATGGAAAAAGAGAGTTTAAAAATTCTGGATGTTGGAGATATCTTCAAAGTTATAATTATCAATAAAATATATCCACACTTAAACTCTGAGCTTGAAGGGCTTTATAAATCAGGAAACATTTTTTGTACACAAAACGAGCCTGAGGGTTTTAGACGAATTACCCCTTATATAGACCGTCCTGATGTTATGGCTATTTTTAAAGTAACGTTAGTAGCGGACAAAGAGCGTTATCCAGTTTTACTTAGCAATGGAAACAGAGAGTCAAACTTCAAGCTTGATGATGGCAGACATGGAATAACTTGGTTTGACCCACATCCAAAACCATCTTATCTTTTTGCTATTGTTGCTGGAGATTTGGGCGTTATAGAGGATAAGTTCATAACAAAAAGCAACAAATATGTAAGGCTATATATCTACACAGACAGAGGAAATGAGTCTAAGTGCAAACATGCCATGAAGTCACTCAAAGATGCGATGAAATGGGATGAAGATGTTTATGGCAGAGAGTATGATTTAAGCATTTACAGTATTGTGGCAGTTGATAGTTTTAACATGGGTGCGATGGAGAACAAAGGTTTAAACATCTTCAATTCAGCTTATGTTTTAGCGGATGAAGAGAGTGCGACTGATGCCAACTTTATGGCGATTGAGAGTGTTATCGCACATGAGTATTTTCACAACTGGACTGGAAATCGTATTACATGCAGAGATTGGTTTCAGCTTACACTAAAAGAGGGGCTTACGGTTTTTCGTGATCAGTGCTTCTCAGCAGATATGAACTCAAAAGAGGTTGGACGCATAGAAGATGTAAAAGCGCTTCGTGAGAGACAGTTTGTAGAAGATGCTTCTCCAACAGCGCACCCAATTCAACCAGATTCTTACATGGCTATCAATAACTTCTACACAGCTACAGTGTATGAAAAGGGCGCTGAAGTTATACGTATGCTTCATACTCTTTTGGGAGAGAAGAAGTACCGCAAGGCTATGGATCTGTACTTTGATACGTTTGATGGACAAGCGGTGAGAACAGATGACTTTTTATGGGCTATGAGTAAGGCTGGTGGCGTTGACTTGGAGCAGTTTAAGAGATGGTATCATCAATCAAGAACTCCGAAATTGAAGATAGATGAGAGATTTGAGAGTGGCAAATTTATAGTTACTCTAACTCAAATAGTTCCAGATGCAGTTGATGGCAGCGCACAAAAACCTTACTATTATCCTCTTAAAATTGCTCTTTTAGAGAGTAGTGGCAAAGAGATTTTAGAAAAAGTTTTAATAGTCTCAAAAGAGAGCCAAGAGTTTGTTTTTGAAGCCAAATCAAAACCAATACTCTCCATCAACAGAGATTTTTCAGCTCCGATAATCATAGAACATAAAGAGAGTAATTACGCTTTTTTAATGAAACATGATAAAAACAGCTTTGTAAAGTATGAGTCAGCGCAGTCATTTGCCCTAGAGACGATTGAAGCTCTAATGAGAGGTGAGGGAATTGATGAAGAGTATGTTAAAGCTTATGAGCATATTTTAGAAGAGGAACTTGAGATGTCATACAAAGCTCTGCTTCTAGAGCTTCCAAGCGTCTCTGCCATTATGCAAAGAGCTAAAGTAATTGATTTTGAGATAATTTATGAGGCAAAAGAGAAGCTTCAAAAACATCTTGCTTCTACATGTAAAGAGAAACTCTTAGAACTTTATAGACAAAATCATAAACCACAATCGAAAAAGCTTGATGCAAAAAGTATAGCAGAGAGAAGTCTAAAAAACCGCGCCTTAAAACTGCTCTCATCTTTAGAGAGTGATGAGATTGCGACTTTAGCAAATGAGCAATACAATATGTCACTTACCATGACGGATAGAGTAGTCGCTCTTGATATTTTAGAAAATATCTCAGCCGAGCTTTCTGCAACTGGACTTGATGATTTTTATAAGAGATACAAAAATGATACTTTAGTAATGCAAAAGTTCTTTTCAATCTTAGCAGCTTCAAATAGAGAAGGCACGCTAGATAGGGTTATAGCTCTTCAAAATGATGATGCCTACAATGAACTTATACCAAATTTTGTTCGTTCACTTATAGGAGTTTTTGCTAGAAATTACAAATATTTTCATGCAAAGGATGGCTTAGGATATAAGTTTATCGCAGATAAAATTATAGATATTGATAAGATAAATCCGCAAATTGCTTCAGGCTTGGCTGGTGCATTTAAAATATATGAGAAATTAAATGAGCAGAACAAGAGCGTTATGAAGATAGAGCTCCAAAGAGTCCTAAATGAGCACTCTCTCTCTAAGAATGTATATGAAATTATTAGCAAAATATTGAAAATTTAA
- a CDS encoding AraC family transcriptional regulator — MKKETLQKRVQIANAIMYYIYTHIDTNIAMDELSEDLKISKFYMHRIFKDVFGKNIYESIKSIRLQKASNLLLTNKYSTISDVANICGYSSQTSFLRVFKERFSMTPKEWKSGGYKKFSQRIIEQSPKAKKSTAKFDHLEPTIVKMPQMESYYIRHSGYNALIKSTWQKLQTWVFSNNITEYKQIALFHDNPTITPLNECQYVACIVVDKGVKVKSDRLPKFNIAEGIYAKFDLIAEQGDMLKFIQWLYHEWLPKSEYETTTKPPYVIYKKNNYLSEDSRFDISFYLSIKF; from the coding sequence ATGAAAAAAGAGACATTACAAAAAAGAGTACAAATCGCCAATGCTATAATGTACTATATATATACGCATATAGATACAAATATAGCGATGGATGAGCTAAGTGAGGACTTAAAAATCAGTAAGTTTTATATGCACAGAATCTTTAAAGATGTATTTGGAAAAAATATATATGAGAGCATAAAATCTATCAGACTTCAAAAAGCCTCAAATCTTCTTTTAACAAACAAATACTCAACAATCAGCGATGTGGCAAATATCTGCGGGTACAGCTCTCAAACATCATTTTTGCGTGTATTTAAAGAGCGTTTTAGTATGACTCCAAAAGAGTGGAAAAGTGGCGGATATAAGAAGTTTTCACAGCGTATAATTGAACAATCTCCAAAAGCAAAAAAATCAACTGCAAAATTTGACCACCTAGAGCCAACGATAGTAAAAATGCCACAAATGGAGAGTTACTACATAAGACACAGCGGTTATAATGCGCTAATTAAGAGTACATGGCAAAAGCTTCAAACATGGGTTTTTAGCAACAATATAACAGAATATAAACAGATAGCTCTTTTTCATGACAACCCAACGATAACGCCGCTTAATGAGTGTCAATATGTTGCATGTATAGTCGTTGATAAAGGCGTTAAAGTAAAGAGTGACAGGTTACCAAAGTTTAATATCGCCGAGGGAATCTACGCAAAGTTTGATTTAATCGCAGAACAAGGTGACATGTTAAAATTTATCCAGTGGCTCTATCACGAGTGGCTACCAAAGAGCGAGTACGAAACCACCACAAAACCACCCTATGTTATATATAAAAAAAACAACTATCTCTCAGAAGACAGCAGATTTGACATAAGTTTTTATCTCTCTATAAAGTTTTAA
- a CDS encoding acetyl-CoA carboxylase biotin carboxylase subunit, with product MKKISKILVANRGEIALRIIRACKELEIKSVAIFSEVDVEGIWVKKADECYPITGDALQAYLDYDRIITLALKAGCDAIHPGYGFLSENAEFAQSCEDRGIIFIGPKPAHIALFGDKMASKVAMREIGVPVLEGTDEPIVDKAEGGKIAAKIGFPIIIKAAFGGGGRGMRIVKSAKLFDEMFDSATNEAKKYFGKGDVFIEKYVENPRHIEIQVVADKYGNVVHLGERDCSIQRRHQKVIEIAPSPRLNPAARKELYRISTKAMLKLGYESVGTVEYLLDENDNIYFIEMNTRVQVEHPVTEIISGIDIIQRMIEIAEGDKLKYLQEEINFRGYAIEFRINAENPQNNFMPSIGTITNYITPGGPGVRLDSSVYTGYTIPPNYDSMVGKLIVWALDWEGAVKKASRALDEFYIDGVITNLSLHREIVKDADFIAGNLNTSYLDKKMELFNLKATKSIAEEEKKTSFIANLINKIKEHKLIIRH from the coding sequence ATGAAAAAAATTTCTAAAATATTAGTTGCAAACAGAGGCGAGATAGCTCTAAGAATTATTAGAGCATGTAAAGAGCTAGAGATTAAAAGTGTAGCTATCTTCTCAGAGGTAGATGTTGAGGGTATCTGGGTAAAAAAAGCAGATGAATGTTACCCGATAACAGGAGATGCACTTCAAGCTTACCTTGACTATGACAGAATCATCACACTTGCCCTAAAAGCTGGTTGTGACGCTATTCATCCAGGATATGGATTTTTATCTGAGAACGCAGAGTTTGCACAATCATGTGAAGACAGAGGGATCATTTTCATAGGTCCAAAACCTGCTCACATCGCACTATTTGGCGATAAAATGGCTTCAAAAGTAGCTATGAGAGAGATTGGTGTTCCTGTTTTAGAAGGAACAGATGAGCCGATAGTAGATAAAGCTGAAGGCGGAAAAATCGCTGCAAAAATCGGTTTTCCGATTATTATCAAAGCGGCATTTGGCGGCGGTGGACGAGGTATGAGGATAGTTAAGAGTGCAAAACTCTTTGATGAGATGTTCGACTCTGCTACAAATGAAGCTAAAAAATATTTTGGAAAAGGCGACGTATTTATAGAAAAATATGTTGAAAATCCAAGACATATCGAGATTCAAGTCGTAGCCGACAAATACGGCAATGTAGTACATTTAGGCGAGAGAGATTGCTCGATTCAAAGACGTCATCAAAAAGTGATAGAGATTGCGCCATCACCTAGACTTAACCCTGCGGCAAGAAAAGAGCTTTACAGAATCTCTACAAAAGCGATGTTAAAACTGGGCTATGAGAGTGTGGGAACAGTAGAGTACTTACTTGATGAGAACGACAACATCTACTTTATTGAGATGAATACAAGGGTTCAAGTTGAACATCCTGTAACTGAAATTATCTCGGGAATTGACATTATTCAGCGAATGATAGAGATTGCAGAGGGCGATAAACTTAAATATCTTCAAGAGGAGATTAACTTTAGAGGATATGCGATAGAGTTTAGAATAAACGCAGAAAACCCGCAAAACAACTTTATGCCTTCAATAGGTACGATTACAAACTATATAACACCTGGAGGTCCAGGAGTTAGACTTGATTCAAGTGTTTATACAGGTTACACAATTCCACCAAACTATGACTCAATGGTAGGAAAGCTTATTGTTTGGGCGCTTGATTGGGAGGGTGCGGTAAAAAAAGCTTCAAGAGCATTAGATGAGTTTTATATAGATGGCGTAATTACAAACCTCTCGCTTCATAGAGAAATAGTTAAAGATGCGGATTTTATAGCTGGAAATTTAAATACAAGCTATCTTGATAAAAAAATGGAACTCTTCAACTTAAAAGCTACAAAATCTATAGCTGAAGAGGAGAAAAAAACATCATTTATAGCTAACTTGATAAACAAAATTAAAGAGCATAAGTTGATTATTAGACATTAA